The sequence below is a genomic window from Dryobates pubescens isolate bDryPub1 chromosome 17, bDryPub1.pri, whole genome shotgun sequence.
TCAAAGAAAAGATGCTCACTGTGCATCTTTAGTGGAGTATCTCCTGGTCCAAGGCAGTGTCCAAGCCAGAGTGCAGTCCTCCTGTGTCCAGCCAGGCTTCCCCTCTCCATAGTTTGCCTTTGCTGTGGATGTTGATGTCCTCAGATGTGCTGGGACAAGCCCTggcaagcagcagtgcagcatggTGAGGTTCAGAGGCAGTGTtagcctggtgctgcttgtgGTGTATGCAGCCTCTGCCCGGCCTTCAggggctcctggggctgctttgcttcaccagctttggcttaagccagcctgggcttaaacacctccagggatggggccccaaccacctccctggacaactcattccagggcttcaccactctcatggggaagaacttcctcctcacatccagcctgaatctccccacctccagcttcattccatcccccctagtcctatccctgcctgagatcctgagcagtccctccccagccttcttggagccccctgcagatcctggaaggccacaatgaggtcacctgggagccttctcttctccagactgaacagccccagctccttcagtctgtcctcacaggagaggtgctccagccctctgctcatcctcgtggcccttctctggacaccttccagcacctccagatccctcttgtcctaggggctccagaactggaggcagtactccaggtggggtctcaccagagctgagcagagggggagaatcacctcccttgccctgctggccacacttctcttgctgcagcccaggatctgggtGCCCACTGTTCTTCTACTAGCCTTTGCTCTAGCAGTAGCCATCTCTCAGTAGCCTCTCCACCCGTCGGGTGTGTTGCCTGGCCGAGCCCCTTGCGCTGCCTCCCCTCAGCCGCGCGCTGAGACTCTTCCGTGGccaagccaccagcagcctggcctggagcagcactggggtgggcagcaggagcagggcagggactgtgccctgtgctgggcactgctgaggctgcaccttgagtgctggctgcagttgtggctcctcactgccagcagcacactgagaggctggagcagggccagagaagggcagcagagctggggaaggggctggggaagagggctggggaggagcagctgagggagctggggggggttggtgtggagcagaggaggctgagggagaccttattgctctctgcagctcctgagaggaagctgcaaagagctgggcttgggctctgctccctaggctcaggtgagagcaggagaggaactggcctggagttgtgccaggggaggcttaggctggagaggaggaagaattcctTTGGTTCCAGAGTGGTTgggttggcagaggctgctcagggcctcatccagcctggcctgaaacacctccaggcaggaggcagccacagcctccctggccaacctgtgccagtgtctccccacccttactgccaacaatttcttcctcctctccactctcagtctcccctctcccagctcaaagccattgtccctcagcctgtccctcccagcccttgtccaaagtccttccccatctcccctggagctccttcagctcctgggaggctgctctgaggtctgcctggagccttctcttctccaggctgcacagccccaactctcccagcctggccctacaggggaggttctgtagcctctgctcaccttggtggcctcctctggagcctctccagcagctccaggtccttcttgtgctggaggcagtgctgcaggtgggctctgagcagagcagaggggcagaatcccctccctgtgctgctgctctccctgctctggctgcagctcagcactcagctggctctgggctgccagggcccagtgctggctcctggggactctgTCACCACCTGACCCccctcaagtccttctcctgtatgctgctctcagccactcctcacccagcctgtaaTTCTTTCTCCACAAGTTGTTTTCAGCTAGGTCAGAAGATCTAGGGCCTGCCTGCCAGTAGAGTTTAATGGTCCAGCTGTTTGTGTGTCATACACAGGTTGAGGACCTGCACTCCTACCAGGCAGATGCatgtgggaaaggggagggcactcccagagctgctgagcagcctgcactaGGGGCattatccctgcccatggcagggggttggacctggatggtcttgaaggtcccttccaacccagcagATTCAATGACTCTGTCCTGGGTTGGCAGAGTCATGGCAAACTCTGTTGCTTCTtgtccctgccccttcctctcCAGTGCTGTGAGATCAGGTGCAGCCATGCTGCAGTTTGTTTCCATGGACTTGCATTGGTAGCATTGCTTGAAGTGCTTCAGCCACAGAGTGCAGGGCTGCTTGGCTGCCCCCAGggtggtggctgctggcagaccactgctgtgtgcccagtaCAGACTTCAGGAGCACCAGAGGGGGATGGGATCAGTGACCTTCTTCTGCCACTCCAATGTGTGCAGTTCTACAGCTACAAAGCTCACATGCTGTAGTTTGGAAGCTTTCAGGTTGTCCCTTTGGTGCTGCAAGGGGCTGCCTTGTGGTATGGAGTTGAGTGCTGCTGTCAGACAGCTGCTTGGAgggatggtttggtttggtaaGTAAAGCAGACCTGTCTCAGGTGTGTGCTGCccgtggcacagctgcaggagaatGGCTTCCAGCCTGTGtgtggggaggagctgctgctgtttggaagTTGCTCTGCTGAAgtctcactgcagcagctgcagctcactgcagcttgCTTGAACTCCTTCCTGTTACACTTTTGTCATGCTTCCTGGAGCTTGCTGTCTTGGCTAAAAGCTGTGACCCATTTGCCTcgtggggttttgggttttgttttttatccctgggtgtgttcaaggccaggctggatgaggccttgggcagccaggtctagttgagaggtgttcctgcctgtggcagggggttggaggagatgagctctgaggtcccttccacagtgtcacagtatcaccaaggttggaagagacctcaaagatcatcaagtccaacctgtccccacagacctcatggctagaccatggcaccaagggccacatccaatcccctcctgaacacctccagggatggggactccaccacctccctgggcagcacatcccaatggctaacaactctctccatgaagaactttctcctcacctccagcctaaacctcccctggcacagcttgagactgtgtcctcttgttctggtgctgggtgcctgggagaagagaccaaccccctcctggctacaacctcccttcagggagttgtagagggcaatgaggtctcccctgagccttctcttctccaggctaagcaaccccagctccctcagcctctcctcacagggctgggctcaaggcctctccccagccttgttgcccttctctggacaccttcaagtctctcaatgtccttcctaagctgaggggcccagaactggacacaggaatcagggtgtggcctaaccagtgcagagcccaggggcacaatgacctgcctgctcctgctggctacactgttcctgatgcaggccaggatgcccttggccttgttgcccccctgggcacactgctggctcatgtttaggcagctgtcactcagcacccccaggtccctctctgtttggcagctctcagccactctgcccccagcctgtagcactgcatggggttgctgtggccaaagttccaacccaagccattctgtgatgcttctcATCTGAAGTAGTTTATTCCAGTGCCAGAAGTTCAGTCTCCCACCCCTCTGCTATCATGTGTCTGCAGCACACCTCAGCCTGTGCCTCTCCTCTGGCTAAATCCAGCAGAGATTCAGGATTCTGCTGGCCCCTTGCCTCCCCCAGCTTCtgccttctgccctctgctgctctctgctgtgtttggagatgctgtgctgtgcctgcagcagcagaactctTCTGAACACAGCAAACAAAAGCTGTAAGTAGGTCCTGGGTAGGAGTCTGAGCTCCTGGAGACACCAAAATGATAGCAGTTCAAGCCTGCCCATTGAGTCACAGGGTGCCATGAGGGTTTCTGATCTGGCCGTGTGGCTCCAGGCTTCAGAAGGTGGTGGACACTCATCCCAGCCTCAGGGTATGAGGTGCTCTTCATGTTGCTGAAGTGCTGCATGCAGTGCTGGTGGTCCTGTGCCAAACACAGGCCTTTCAGGAGCAAAGTGGCTGGTGACCTTGGAGAGTCAACCTGATGAACAGTATTGCTGCTACTGCAACTTGGTCCTGGTTTCGTGGCCCCTGACACCTGTTGAGCTGAATTTACAGATCTGCTTCCTGGGCTGGGCATGTCTGGGGACACCTaacacagctctgccttttgcATGGTTGCAGCTTAGGTGCTGTGTgagtgccctgcagggctgggtctcAAACAACtcatgtgtgtgttttgtttcctcAGGGAGAAACAAAAGCACTTCTGGAGCCAGtgggagccaggctctggcagagaggagcagccgGGAAGGATCTGCCCAGAGGATGCCTCGGCAGCCCAGCGCCAGCcgcctgcagaaagcagcagctcctgggaagagcagtgggggaggcagcagcagctagcTGAGGCCTTGGGATGCTGTGCTTTGGTGTGACAGTGACAGTGTGcatgagctgtgcctgctgactgctctgcagtgagctgcagcCTGACAAACATGATGTGTGCCACACGGAGCTGAGCTCTTGTTTCTTGTTTCTAGAGCTACCTTTGgtagcaggcagggctggggtcagCTGCAGGTACCTGGGACAAGGAAAGAGACAGGAAGCCTGGAATAGTGCTCAGGTTGCTCCAGAGAAGTCATGGCTCATCTTAGagtcatacaatcaataaggttggaaaagacctcagagatcataaagtccaacctgtcacccaccacctcctgacatctaaaccatggctccaagtgccacatccaatcccctcctgaacacctccagggatggtgactccaccaccttcctgggcagcacatcccagtggccagttactctttctgggaagaactttctcctcacctccagcctaaacctcccctggcacagcttgagactgtgtccccttgttctggtgctggttgcctgggagaagagaccaaccccttcctggctacaaccacctttcaggtagttgtagagggcaatgaggtcacccctgagccttctcttctccagcacttcagctgggctgctgatgtCTCATCTAACTCTAGtttatgtccctctctctcctctccagagagactggtttcaccacccacccccttcagacctagtttaaagccctcccaatgaggcctgccaactctagtgctagagccctcttgccccttctagatagaTTCACCCCATCAAGGTCCAGCAAGTCAGCTgtagtaaaagttgccccttgatcaaagaacccaaaattctgctgctggcatcatCTCTTGAGCTatttgttgatggtgtgggttcccctgttcctctcagtgtactcccctgccactgagggaactgagcagaacaccacttgctctcctgccccatcaatcaattgtctgagggccttgaattcctttttgattatcctggtgcccttcttatcaatctcattgcttccagcttggatcaccagcaatgggtaatagtcagGCTTTGGTCGCCTCCTGGTGATGTCCCTTACCGGGGccccaggtaggcagcagacttccctgtgggatgggttgggacaACATATAggaccctctgttcccctcaggagagagtctcCAAGAAAATtaccttcctccttttccttatgGCACTAGCCCTGATGGTTGGTGGGGACTGATTTGCTTTAGGCATCCCCTTAGAAGgttcctcttctgccttctcatccacattgccctcggcctgcagggcctcgTACTTATTGTGCAAGGGGAATGGAGGAGGTgaagagggctgggatggattccCCATGCTTCccctaacagggacctgtacCCATCCCCCCCTGTTTCTGGGGTAGCCTCCctcagctgggggtgtttgtaaagcctgctcccacatatctaactcccCTTCACATTCCCTTAGAGTCCTGAGCCTAGATACTTCATCCTTTAGCTCGGCCACCAGACTGAGGAGATAATTCACCTGCTCACGCCTCACACAGGTgttgcctccttccccctccattccaagtgccaggctccagcactctgcagctggcagcctggacagcTGTGTGCTTGTGCACCAGCTCTGTCCGGGTACCTACTGTTTTTTCTAGTAGCCTTTGGCTGAGTTGTTACCATGGCtggatcccttcaggcagctaAGTTTGGGGGTTTGATTGTTGTTAAATACATatattccacctgactgctGTACTTTGCCCAAGCTACcgcagaggctgctgctccctgtcgGCTGCCCGGCAGGCGCCGCTCGCTGcgctgcagccaggaggctctCCTGCCGCCGGCGGCCGTGCGGCTCAGCCCTGCCGCCTGTGGGCTGCCCGCGGCTGAGCACCTTCCCAAGCAGGCAGGCTTCTGGGCTGCCTCTTCTAAACTCTCTCTGGCCATGGTTGTGCCACTTACAGCGGCAGAGGCTGGCTGTCTGGATTACAAGGTGAGTACTGCTGAGGTTGGTCATccggtgagacctcacctggagcactgtgtccggATACGGAGCCttcaacactggaacagataaTGTGGTTCATAGAAAGGACCCCTAAATGTCACCTTGTCCAGTCCCCTTcatgcagcaggggcagctccagctggagcaggctgcccagggacacaaccaggctgagcttgaatggctgcagggagagagcctcaagcacctccctgggcagcctgtgccagtgtctccctcactctgcacagctccctcctggggTCCAACCTAactgtgccctgctccagttccaaaccactgcccctgctcctgtccccacagccctcctgagcagtccctgcccagcctgcctgtagcaccttcagacactgaaatgcagctctgagttctccctggagccttcccctctccatgctgaacagccccagctctcccagcctgttgcTGTAGGGCAGGCTCTCCAGCCAGAGATGGGCCCCTCCCAGTGGTGAGCTACTTCAGCAGGGGCTTCCCTCAGAGTCACAGCCTTCAGCATcagtcctctgctccagcatggggtcctccatgggctgcaagcAGGATTCTGCTCCACCGTTGGTGTCTAAGGGCTTCAGGGGCTCAGGCTGACATCTCACCAAGGGCTGAGGGGACCTGGCTGCTTCAAGGTGCTCCTCAGTGGTCCCTGGTTCTCTTTCTCACATACCACTCCCCTCCCAAACAAGAGTGCTCCCCTTGGACACCTGCCCAGCAGGTTTTCACCTCTTGCATAGTGACTGCAGAGGTACTAATGGCCTTGATCTTGTCCAGAGGTGGGtttggcttggagctgggggaACTTCTCCAGGTTTCTTACAGGACTCCACAGCAGTCATCCTTTCTCCACTACCACAACCCCACCAGACACAAACCCAACACACCTGGTCCTTCCAAACACCTGCAGCAGGTGAGGCAcccctggagctggtgctgctttGGAGCTTTTGCAGCACCTTCCCCTCAGGggttctgtgctgtgctgcccagcctggctgcttgggTTGTGGCTGCCTGGTGGATGGTGTGAGAACGGTGGAGTGCCCTTGGCTTCAGGGCCTCCcagtgtccctgcagcctcACTGAGGAGTGAGGCCTGGATGAGTTTCCTCCAggtgctgcaggcctggggatGCTCCTGTGGGGATGGAATGCAGTGCAGTGGCTGAGGTCTGGCCGGGAGGGGGCGCCCTGGGGCCCACCTCAGCCACGGGGTCCTGGGCTGCTAGGCAATGCTGGGGGCTGAGGAtcccctgaggctgctgccaggggcgctctggaggggcaggatgggatgggatgtcTCGgggtcaggcagggctggcggggcaggggctggggctggtctcCAGCCAGGTTCACAGGCACAAAGAATtcctgtgctggtggcacacatcagccccaaggagaaatgtttattatagggaaaaataaacaaaatacagagacacgggggggggggggggggggaagagaaacctCTCCCCAGAGGCCAGTTGGTGTGAGAAGCACTCAgcttgcagctgagcagcagctgggaccttccctccagtgtggcAGACTGACGGTGGTGGTGGCTGTGATGTATCCTGTGTGTTTAGCTTGATCCCGTTTGGGATGCTGTTAGAGTGTTTCAGCATAGGAAGCACAGAATGCTGTAGCCTGGAAAggatctttcaaggtcatctaatccaactccctgcagccagcagggacatctgcaactagagcagggtgctcagagtcCCAAACAATCTGATGctgaatggttccagggatggggcatctcccacctctctgggcaacttgggctggggtctcaccactctcactgcaaTAAAAGGCTTCATTCTATCTAATGTAAATGTTCCTCTTTTGGTTTAaatccatcaccccttgtcctgtcaccacaggccctgcccAAAATCTGTCCCTAGCACTGAAAGGACAccagaaagtctccctggagccttctcttctcaggctgaccaagcccaaccctcccagcctagcctcacagcagagggcttccagtccTCCCACTACTGCTGTggcctctggccctgctccaccaggtccctgtctgtgctgtgctgagggctccagagctgccctagcactgcaggggggtctgagcagaggacagcagaggggcagaatcccctccctgcccctgctgcccacattgCTGGGGACcagcccagggaagggctggcagtggtCAGTGCCAGGTGGTGTGCCCCATTGGACTGTGACTGGTCGCTGCCCTTCCCGTGCAAAGCTGCCTTCTGACAACCTTTGGATGGGTGCTGTTGGCTGTGGCCTGCGGCCTGCAGTGACTTCTGTCCTCGAACAGCAACCAAAATGTGCAGAGAAAGGGTGGGGAATGCatggggggaggcaggagctgtcccAAAAGGGCCATCCTCAGGGCTGAGAGAACTCAGGCAGGGCCTGCACGGAGACCGTCCCGCATGATCTTGAGTGCTTGTAAGCAGGCAGTGACAAACCACCAACCGGAGCAGAGTGGCGCAGCGGAAGCGTGCTGGGCCCATAACCCAGAGGTCGATGGATCgaaaccatcctctgctagTATCTTTAttacccttttttccccttcgcTTGCCTCCCTCGAGTTGCGCCGCCCCGGCAAGGGCTCTGCGGGTCCCCGCAAGATGGGTGACCGGAGCTGAGCGAGACGAAGCAAGGAGGACAGAGGGAACTTGACGGTTAAAACAGCCCCAATGGCTCCAGTCACAAAATGATATGGCAGCAAGAAACAGGAAGGAAATAACTGAATTTGTTATTTAATATGTTTATGGAAGAAAAATGGCTTAGGGAAACgtgctggggtgtgtgtgtgttttgtttggggtgtgTCGGTGTGTATGCTTTGGTTGGGGTGTTTTGGGGTGCCTCGGTGTGCATTGGTTGGGCTGTTTGGGTGTATGTGCTGGTgcgtgtggtttgggttttaaacTGCTGTTCACCCCAAGCCTGTAAATCACTGGGACTGGGAAAGCTTTTATCTTGGAgatgctgagctctgtcccCGTTAAAACTTTCTGAAGCCCGCTGAAACCTTCCTGTTATTCTGTCTTAGACGATTGGCCAGGGTAAGAGAATGCCCCCTGAAGGTACAAAACAAGAACTGCATGCATCAGCTGTTATCGGATCGGGCTGGCAGTAAAACGGAAGTCTGCTCTGGCCCGTACGGGGATCGAACCCGCGACCTTGGCGTTATTAGCACCACGCTCTAACCGACTGAGCTAACCGGCCGGACTGTCCGCTTCCTCCCGCGCTACGCCCAACTGCACTGCGTGCTGCACGGAGGGGCGGTGCTCCTGGTGCCCTGTGCGTGTGCAATGAATACCGCACCGAGCAGCGGGGCGCTTCCAGCCAGCGGCATCCGGGTTACGGGTCCAGCGCGCCTCTGCTGCACCAACGTTCTGTTGCATCACGTGCTTTTGCATCATCCAGGATGCCTGCTCTGCAGATTCATTGGCAGAGGCCCTCGggagcctgtgctgcagggcacgGGAATCGAGGAGTACCGGACACTCTTCAAGAAGAAAGGCTTGAAGGCACAGGACCAGGCTACCACCGtgtcacagaagcatagaagcagagagtcacagaatctcagggcttggaagggaccttcagagatcatccagcccaacccccctgccagaacagggtcacccagggcagggcagacagaaacacatccaggtgggtttggaaagtctccagacaaggagactccacagtctctctgggcagtctgctccagggctccagcaccctcacagggaacaagtttttccttctgtttaagGAGTCCCTGTAACATTAAATAGAGCACATTAAATCTACTCATCACGAACAAGTATTGCATTTAATGTCTTCCATGCCATCGAAGCTGTTTGTTGTGCAGACTAGAGAtgtttctctgtgttttccaacaacaggtgatggagtccccacctctggaggtgtttaaaagctgcgtggatgtagtgctgagggatgtggtttggtggcagtggtttgccagcagtgctggcactgtgagctctgggtgagaggttggacttgacgatctcaaaggtctcttccaatctctacagttctatgattctaaaatgtCCAGACCCTTTTCAGCCTTTGAGTATTCGTTAACTGTTtgatttttaaccttttttcaGCAAGTCAGTGGGCCTGTGAAGGCAGAGATGCCTTGCTCCCAAGGACCTTCCTTAGGGCatgctttatttctttgttgCGTAAGCTGTAGATGATTGGGTTCAGCATGGGGGTTACCACCGTGTAAGAAAGGGCCACCAGCTTCCTGCTGTGCACCATCACACTGCTCTTTGGCTTTAAATGTACCAAGCCAGTCGTGCAGTAGAACAGTGTCACCACCACCAGGTGAGCCAGGCAGGTCAGAAAGGCCTTGAGCCTTCTTTCAGCTGAAGGCATCTGGACAATGGTATGGATGATCTGGATGTAAGAGGCCACAGTCAGGATAAAtgggagaaaaataattatatcAGTAGTGATGAAGAGAAGGTATTGGAATAAGTGTGTGTCTGAGCAGGCCAGGGCCAGGACAGGAGTGGCATCACAAAAGAAATGATCAATCTCCCTGGGGCCACAGAAGGGGTAGCTGAAGAGCCAGCCAGTGAGTCCTAGTGCGGGCGGAATGCCAGCCACCCAGCATGCCACCACCAGGTGCAGACACACTCTCCTGTTCATCCTCGAGGCATAGTGCAAGGGCTGGCAGATGGCTACATACCGATCGTATGCCATCGCCCCCAGGAGGAAGCACTCAGCAGTGATGAGGGACAGCACAAGGTaaagctgcagggcacaggcaaAGAAGGAGATAACCTTTCTCTCCAGCAACAAATCCACGAGCATCCTGGGCACTATGCTGAGTGTGAAGCAGATTTCAATGAAAGCCAGGTTTTGGAGAAAatagtacatgggggtgtgcaAGGCAGGGTCAGTGCTTGCAGCTATGATGACAAGAAGGTTCCCTGCCATTGTGATTAGGAACATCAGAAGAATGACCTCAAAGATGAAGATCTGAAGAGTAGTGAAGCCCTGCAAAATGAAGTAGGTCTGGTTTGTGAGCCCCAGTGCCTCAACAGCTTCCATGTGAAAGAGAAACAACTCCGCCTGTATAAGCCAACAAGGAAGACACAAGAAGAAAAGACTTTATAGGGATGAATAAATAAGAGGGAGCTGTCCTGAAACTGGTGCCACTCTTTAGTGAGAGGTACAATCAACTATAGCTGGGCAAGAGCATCTTGAGAGGCACATTAAAAAAAGCAAcacacagaatggctcaggttggaagggaccttagagatcatctactccactcccctgccatgggcagggacacctcacaagtAGATTCAGctgcctcattcaacctggccttgaacacccccaggcaggaggcagccacagcctccctgggcagcctctgccagagcctcaccaccctgggactgaagaagttcttcctcaattccagcctaaccctgctctgcctcagtttcaaaccattcccccttggtctggctccagacaccctcaggagaagtctctctgcagccttcctgcaggctcccttcaggcactggcaggcagctctgaggtcgccctggagccttctcctctccaggctgaataacctcagctccctcagcctggcctcacagcagaagtgccccagcccttggatcatctctggCCCTGTGGAAAAAGCCATCAGCTTCAGTGCAGAATTGCTGGGACTCTCCTGATTACTGTTTTCCATTAAGCTGGAATGTTGCCCCAGGTCTCTATCAGAtctccacccagctgctgctttctgaaacAGCTTTTCACCAGCTTTCACCTGTTCTTATTTCCTGGGTGCAAACTCATTTCCTACAGAACCCACATCTCATTACTTCCTCTGCtctaaggaaaaaaccaaaccaaccaaccccccaaactagcaaaaacccaaaccaaaccaaaaccccaaacaagcaggacaacaacaaaaccaacaacaaaacaaccaaccaaacaacccacaaacaaacaaacaaaaataaccccacaacaataacaacaacaagaagCCCCACTACAATTTGTCCTGTTTTCACACCCCTGCATGGACAGATATCTGTATAGGCCGAAAAGAGGCAAAGGAGAATAAAATGGTTGCTGGTCCAGCTGCACATCTGAAGCCTGAAGGGTGGGCAGAAGACACAGCTGACTGTGCGGCCCGACCTCTGCTAGAGCAGAGACCAATGACCTGCTGGGTTTAAAGCCACTTGTTCTATAATCAGTGCCATTGGACTCAGGAGTTCAGTGTTCCTAGATTCATGGActgggttaggttggaagggacctcaaaactcat
It includes:
- the LOC104301696 gene encoding olfactory receptor 10A7 gives rise to the protein MEAVEALGLTNQTYFILQGFTTLQIFIFEVILLMFLITMAGNLLVIIAASTDPALHTPMYYFLQNLAFIEICFTLSIVPRMLVDLLLERKVISFFACALQLYLVLSLITAECFLLGAMAYDRYVAICQPLHYASRMNRRVCLHLVVACWVAGIPPALGLTGWLFSYPFCGPREIDHFFCDATPVLALACSDTHLFQYLLFITTDIIIFLPFILTVASYIQIIHTIVQMPSAERRLKAFLTCLAHLVVVTLFYCTTGLVHLKPKSSVMVHSRKLVALSYTVVTPMLNPIIYSLRNKEIKHALRKVLGSKASLPSQAH